A region of Thermococcus piezophilus DNA encodes the following proteins:
- a CDS encoding restriction endonuclease — MPWVRMMVWTLDLIMLASEETFIENVIELLKRMGFWNCEKVASKKEWGIDVVAIRGDPLSGTEKLVIAIHHKRLAASRDVNVFAGLVDKYKGRQGDTYLDHEVYKGR, encoded by the coding sequence TTGCCATGGGTAAGAATGATGGTGTGGACCTTGGATTTGATAATGCTTGCATCGGAGGAAACGTTTATTGAGAACGTCATCGAGCTATTGAAGAGAATGGGCTTTTGGAACTGCGAGAAGGTTGCAAGCAAGAAAGAGTGGGGAATTGATGTAGTTGCCATACGCGGTGATCCCCTCTCTGGAACGGAAAAGCTCGTTATAGCGATTCACCACAAGAGGCTCGCCGCTTCTCGGGATGTTAACGTCTTTGCCGGCCTCGTGGATAAATACAAAGGCCGACAAGGGGATACTTATCTCGATCATGAGGTTTACAAAGGACGCTAA
- a CDS encoding ABC transporter ATP-binding protein, with protein MVEVKLENIVKTFGDTVALKGINLDIKHGELFTLLGPSGCGKSTTLRIIAGLDFPDSGTIWFDDQDVTYMSSSERGAVLVFQNYALWPHMTVFDNVAYGLKIKKLPKDEIERKVKWALELVKLSGFEDRYPTQLSGGQQQRVAIARALVVEPKILLLDEPLSNLDAKLRLEMRSEIRRIQRELGITVLYVTHDQEEAMAISDRIAVMNVGTVEQVGTPKEIYESPKTEFVASFMGKTNVIPAKVIERNGDRVTVEFEGIRLDGLYYTEKSDKVVIVIRPERIKLKPVEKAVSFTGTVDLIEYYGFFVEVIGLFGETRIISRTISDKEVAHLRPLQEVTFYVDRDDIIVLPKQQL; from the coding sequence ATGGTTGAGGTCAAGCTTGAGAACATCGTCAAAACCTTTGGAGATACCGTCGCCCTCAAGGGGATAAACCTTGACATAAAGCACGGCGAGCTCTTCACCCTGCTCGGACCGAGCGGATGTGGAAAGTCCACAACCTTGAGAATAATAGCTGGCCTTGACTTCCCGGACAGCGGAACCATATGGTTCGACGACCAGGACGTTACCTACATGAGCTCCAGCGAGAGGGGAGCGGTTTTAGTCTTCCAGAACTACGCCCTCTGGCCACACATGACGGTGTTCGACAACGTCGCCTACGGTCTGAAGATCAAGAAGCTTCCGAAGGATGAGATAGAGAGGAAGGTCAAGTGGGCGCTGGAGCTGGTCAAGCTCTCGGGCTTCGAGGATAGGTATCCAACCCAGCTCTCCGGCGGTCAGCAGCAGCGTGTCGCCATCGCTAGGGCCCTCGTCGTTGAGCCGAAGATACTCCTCCTCGACGAGCCGCTGAGCAACCTCGATGCCAAGCTCAGGCTTGAGATGCGTTCCGAGATAAGGAGGATTCAGCGCGAGCTTGGAATAACAGTCCTCTACGTCACCCACGACCAGGAGGAGGCTATGGCAATCAGCGACAGAATAGCCGTTATGAACGTCGGAACGGTTGAGCAAGTAGGAACGCCGAAGGAGATATACGAGAGCCCCAAGACCGAGTTCGTCGCTTCCTTCATGGGCAAGACCAACGTCATTCCGGCCAAAGTCATCGAGAGGAACGGGGACAGGGTTACCGTCGAGTTCGAGGGTATAAGGCTGGATGGTCTTTACTACACCGAGAAGAGCGACAAAGTTGTTATCGTCATAAGGCCGGAGAGGATAAAACTCAAGCCCGTCGAGAAGGCGGTCTCATTCACAGGAACAGTAGACCTCATTGAATACTACGGCTTCTTCGTCGAGGTCATTGGCCTCTTCGGGGAGACCAGGATTATCTCCAGAACCATCAGCGACAAGGAAGTTGCCCACCTTAGACCGCTCCAAGAGGTCACATTCTACGTTGATAGGGACGATATAATCGTCCTTCCAAAGCAGCAGCTTTAA
- a CDS encoding tyrosine--tRNA ligase has translation MDIERKIELMTKKPTEELLTIENLRHLLEIGAPMQHYIGFEISGYIHLGTGLMAGAKIADLQKAGIKTRIFLADWHSWINDKLGGDLEVIQKVALTYFKEGMKQSIKVMGGDPDKVEFVLASEILEKGDYWQTVIDISKNVTLARMMRSITIMGRQMGEAIDFAKLIYPAMQVADIFYQGVTIAHAGMDQRKAHVIAIEVAQKLKYHAIEHNGEKLKPVALHHHLLLGLQEPPVWPIESEEQFKELKTQMKMSKSKPYSAVFIHNTPEEIKQKLRKAFCPAKEVKYNPVLDWAEYIIFREEPTEFTIHRPAKFGGDVTYTTFEELKRDFAEGKLHPLDLKNAVAEYLIELLKPVRDYFKKHPEPLELMREIKITR, from the coding sequence ATGGACATAGAGAGGAAGATAGAGCTGATGACCAAGAAGCCCACGGAGGAACTACTGACCATTGAGAACCTGAGACACCTCCTGGAAATAGGTGCCCCGATGCAGCACTACATCGGCTTTGAAATAAGCGGTTACATTCACTTGGGAACTGGTTTGATGGCCGGTGCCAAGATAGCAGACCTCCAGAAGGCGGGAATAAAGACGAGGATTTTCCTTGCCGATTGGCACAGCTGGATAAACGACAAGCTCGGCGGCGATTTGGAGGTCATCCAGAAAGTTGCTCTTACATACTTCAAGGAGGGCATGAAGCAGAGCATAAAGGTTATGGGCGGCGACCCTGATAAGGTCGAGTTCGTGCTGGCGAGTGAAATCCTCGAGAAGGGCGACTACTGGCAGACGGTCATAGACATCTCCAAGAACGTTACCCTAGCGAGAATGATGCGCTCCATAACCATTATGGGCCGCCAGATGGGAGAGGCCATAGACTTTGCAAAGCTCATCTACCCGGCTATGCAGGTTGCTGATATCTTCTACCAGGGCGTTACCATAGCGCACGCCGGAATGGACCAGAGGAAAGCTCACGTCATAGCCATAGAGGTCGCCCAAAAGCTAAAGTACCACGCTATAGAGCACAACGGCGAGAAGCTGAAGCCCGTTGCTCTTCACCACCATCTCCTGCTCGGCCTTCAGGAGCCGCCGGTGTGGCCGATAGAGAGCGAGGAGCAGTTCAAGGAGCTCAAGACCCAGATGAAGATGAGCAAGAGCAAGCCTTATTCGGCCGTCTTCATCCACAACACCCCGGAGGAGATTAAGCAGAAGCTCAGGAAGGCTTTCTGCCCTGCCAAGGAGGTCAAGTACAACCCCGTTCTCGACTGGGCTGAGTACATCATCTTCCGAGAGGAGCCAACGGAGTTTACAATCCACAGGCCGGCCAAGTTTGGCGGCGACGTTACCTACACGACCTTCGAGGAACTCAAGAGAGACTTTGCGGAAGGAAAACTCCACCCGCTCGACCTGAAAAACGCCGTCGCAGAATACCTCATTGAGCTGCTCAAGCCGGTTAGAGACTACTTCAAAAAGCACCCAGAGCCGCTGGAGCTCATGAGGGAGATAAAGATTACCCGCTGA
- a CDS encoding ABC transporter substrate-binding protein: MKKLASIGLILLLALSVIASGCISSNGGSSGITLVILTRHDTTIQKLTKEEFLNSDVAKQYNIVDLKFVKATEATWIKLIDRGDADLAWGGGPTLFDDLNKLGYLKPIEDKKILSLIGTDIREEINGIPLVRYGDDGKVYWIAAALSSFGFTINQQVLKQWNLPEPEKWEDLGSEAFAMDPQMVGIADPTRSTSNTRIYQIILQAFGWDKGWQILTRIAANAKIYDASDAVRDDVIAGNIAVGTTIDFYGYTAMKQNPECVYIIPSGESVLNGDPIAIVKSISPDKVDAAYAFIYWLLTDGQKIWLDEHVNRMPVNPKVFYTDAGKQRPDLWKAYNLTLQAQGIYFDDARALKTVNVVKQYFKATLVDANADLHRVWVELVQAHNEGKITDEQFEQLKAQLLAPIKFKDPETGQEVTLTEEYAAKINDKLLEDANFRDQIMTEWKEAARQKYLDVERQLKELIGG; the protein is encoded by the coding sequence ATGAAGAAGCTGGCATCAATCGGCCTTATTTTGCTCCTTGCCCTTAGCGTCATTGCGAGCGGCTGTATCAGCAGCAACGGCGGGTCTTCTGGAATAACCCTTGTTATCTTAACGAGACATGACACCACCATACAGAAGCTCACCAAGGAAGAGTTCCTCAATAGCGATGTCGCCAAGCAGTACAACATCGTTGACCTCAAGTTCGTCAAGGCCACAGAAGCGACCTGGATCAAGCTCATCGACAGAGGCGATGCTGACCTTGCATGGGGTGGTGGTCCGACTCTCTTCGATGACCTCAACAAGCTCGGCTATCTCAAGCCAATAGAGGACAAAAAGATTCTTAGTCTCATCGGAACCGACATTAGAGAAGAGATAAACGGTATCCCACTCGTCAGGTATGGCGACGACGGCAAGGTCTACTGGATAGCAGCTGCGCTTTCCTCCTTCGGATTTACCATCAACCAGCAGGTTCTTAAGCAGTGGAACCTTCCGGAGCCCGAGAAGTGGGAGGACCTTGGAAGTGAGGCCTTCGCCATGGACCCGCAGATGGTCGGAATTGCTGACCCAACTAGGAGCACCTCCAACACGAGGATTTACCAGATCATCCTCCAGGCCTTCGGCTGGGACAAGGGCTGGCAGATCCTCACCAGGATAGCCGCCAACGCCAAGATATACGACGCGAGCGATGCCGTTAGGGACGACGTCATAGCCGGAAACATCGCCGTTGGTACCACCATTGACTTCTACGGATACACCGCAATGAAGCAGAACCCGGAGTGTGTCTACATAATCCCAAGCGGGGAAAGCGTCCTCAACGGTGACCCGATAGCCATCGTCAAGAGCATCTCGCCTGACAAGGTCGATGCTGCTTACGCCTTCATCTACTGGCTCCTTACCGACGGTCAGAAGATATGGCTCGACGAACACGTTAACAGGATGCCGGTTAATCCGAAGGTCTTCTATACCGACGCAGGAAAGCAGAGGCCCGACCTCTGGAAGGCCTACAACCTCACTCTCCAGGCTCAGGGCATATACTTCGATGATGCCAGGGCTCTTAAGACCGTTAACGTCGTCAAGCAGTACTTCAAGGCCACCCTCGTTGATGCCAACGCCGACCTCCACAGGGTCTGGGTAGAGCTTGTCCAGGCCCATAATGAGGGCAAGATAACCGACGAACAGTTCGAGCAGCTCAAAGCTCAGCTGCTCGCCCCGATAAAGTTCAAAGACCCCGAGACTGGCCAGGAAGTAACCCTCACCGAGGAGTACGCGGCCAAGATAAACGACAAGCTCCTGGAGGACGCCAACTTCAGAGACCAGATAATGACTGAGTGGAAAGAAGCAGCAAGGCAGAAGTACCTTGACGTCGAAAGGCAGCTCAAAGAACTCATCGGCGGCTGA
- a CDS encoding ABC transporter permease, translated as MARHKPKEVFNLAKVSKWSERLFGTPLFEPIVAFSYLFPLSYIALFLIIPVVLMLGVAFIYNGHFSLEWFRSILTDPTYISFRPDGELVKVVPGPGGETLYLFEGLDFGIIFNSIILAIVVTLATAILGTVFAFVMARYDFKGKNLIRILLFIPLLVTPFVNAYVIKKMFAINGVFNYIFHDILGILPLIKVDGLAGVALAQIMAYYPIVYLNAYASFINIDPTLEEQAENLGSKGFHLFRTVTFPLALPGIAAGATLVFIFSLEDLAAPIVFHSHPFAKKLISYEIYSSFINELGVTSPKVAALSIIMLVLAIAAFLGIRKYVSLRQYSMISKGGRWKPRVSKPKSWQAAIIYLVLVPLLIFTIFPQIGVIMLAFSEQWSTTPLPQGFTLDWIKMMFTDPQVSSAIVNSLTYAGSAIVLIILLSITSSYAAGRFKGKLGPILESVVILPMAVPGIVVAMGYFYFFSSAFKGTLLDPTNLNAFNPAFVLILAYSIRRLPFAARSTYAGLQQVHVSLEEAAMNLGATRWKTIASVLMPLIYLNVFGGAMLSFVYAMSETSTSITLGAMQPDKMPMTAYMAEVLRGATGSVHIVAAMGVLLIVVQITSIVIVNLLTKQRYSFIGLT; from the coding sequence TTGGCAAGACATAAACCCAAGGAGGTGTTCAATTTGGCCAAAGTCAGCAAATGGAGCGAGAGGCTGTTTGGAACGCCGCTCTTCGAGCCAATAGTAGCTTTTTCGTATCTGTTTCCACTCAGCTACATAGCGCTATTCCTGATAATTCCCGTGGTTTTAATGCTCGGTGTGGCCTTCATATACAACGGACACTTCTCCCTCGAGTGGTTCAGAAGCATACTAACGGACCCAACGTACATAAGCTTTAGACCCGACGGAGAGCTCGTCAAAGTCGTCCCGGGGCCGGGAGGAGAAACCCTCTACCTCTTTGAAGGCCTCGACTTTGGAATCATTTTCAACTCAATCATACTGGCGATTGTTGTCACCCTTGCCACGGCCATCCTCGGAACGGTCTTCGCCTTCGTTATGGCCCGCTACGACTTCAAGGGCAAGAACCTCATTAGAATTCTGCTCTTCATCCCGCTGCTCGTCACTCCTTTCGTCAACGCCTACGTCATCAAGAAGATGTTCGCCATAAACGGAGTGTTCAACTATATCTTCCACGACATCCTCGGCATTCTTCCGCTCATTAAGGTTGATGGTCTCGCCGGTGTCGCGCTGGCGCAGATAATGGCCTACTATCCAATAGTATACCTCAACGCCTATGCGAGCTTTATCAACATAGACCCAACCCTGGAGGAGCAGGCCGAAAACCTCGGAAGCAAAGGCTTCCACCTCTTCAGGACGGTGACCTTCCCGCTCGCCCTTCCGGGCATAGCCGCGGGAGCGACGCTCGTCTTCATCTTCAGTCTCGAGGATTTGGCCGCACCAATAGTCTTCCACAGCCACCCATTCGCCAAGAAGCTTATCTCCTATGAGATATACAGCAGCTTCATCAACGAGCTCGGTGTCACCAGCCCCAAGGTAGCGGCCCTCTCGATAATCATGCTCGTATTGGCCATAGCGGCCTTCCTTGGAATCAGGAAGTACGTCAGCCTGAGGCAGTACTCGATGATAAGCAAGGGCGGAAGGTGGAAGCCGCGTGTTTCAAAGCCCAAGTCATGGCAAGCCGCTATAATTTACCTCGTCCTCGTTCCGCTGCTGATCTTCACCATCTTCCCTCAGATAGGTGTCATAATGCTCGCCTTCTCGGAGCAGTGGAGCACCACCCCACTCCCACAGGGCTTCACCCTCGACTGGATTAAGATGATGTTCACTGATCCACAGGTCAGCTCTGCCATCGTCAACAGCCTCACCTACGCTGGATCAGCAATAGTGCTCATAATCCTGCTCTCAATTACGTCATCCTATGCCGCGGGCAGGTTCAAGGGCAAGCTCGGACCAATACTCGAGAGCGTTGTCATACTGCCCATGGCCGTCCCAGGTATCGTCGTGGCGATGGGATACTTCTACTTCTTCTCGTCGGCATTTAAGGGAACCCTCCTCGACCCAACGAACCTCAACGCCTTCAACCCGGCGTTTGTGCTCATACTGGCCTACTCCATCAGGCGTCTGCCCTTCGCGGCGCGCTCAACTTACGCCGGACTGCAGCAGGTTCACGTTTCCCTTGAGGAAGCGGCCATGAACCTCGGCGCAACGAGGTGGAAGACCATAGCGAGCGTCCTCATGCCCCTGATTTACCTAAACGTCTTCGGAGGCGCGATGCTGAGCTTCGTCTATGCCATGAGCGAGACAAGCACGAGCATAACCCTCGGTGCAATGCAGCCAGATAAGATGCCGATGACCGCTTACATGGCCGAAGTCCTCAGGGGAGCAACTGGAAGCGTCCACATAGTGGCCGCGATGGGTGTGCTCCTCATCGTGGTGCAGATAACGTCAATAGTGATTGTCAACCTGCTGACCAAGCAGAGGTACTCCTTCATCGGTCTCACATGA
- a CDS encoding CGP-CTERM sorting domain-containing protein, with the protein MRKAAIILAVFVFFGVFGFAMASATTIGIDLSHGESDKGLSVLTDKDGNVLAEGMIKTISDVNWVYIGDPTLADTLGIQNIGDKITYDALKDVDFLILGQPSQAFSPDEIQAIVQWWNDGNRILWVAADSDYGDGPNRIDFADTVLDAIGANLRVDQASVEDATSNAGAGYRVIGLVNPDPDTPEKDMITKDLANGGKVLFHGPGVVAYVDESGNWKPLPVGGGIENIYVIVTSSDDGQIVENTDPAANAYTAGDTGKFPLMAVQLFPDKKNVLIVSGETPYGGYEPMWTPEYKGIQLDGPQFVTNFIKWAIYVQQELGQETATETGENSTCGPAALVGLALIPLALYRRRK; encoded by the coding sequence ATGAGAAAGGCTGCAATAATACTTGCGGTTTTTGTTTTCTTTGGTGTTTTTGGATTTGCCATGGCCAGCGCCACAACCATTGGCATCGACCTCTCCCACGGTGAAAGCGACAAGGGCCTCTCTGTTCTGACCGACAAGGACGGCAACGTCCTCGCAGAGGGAATGATCAAGACCATCAGCGACGTTAACTGGGTCTATATTGGTGACCCGACCCTTGCAGACACCCTCGGAATTCAGAACATCGGCGACAAGATAACCTACGACGCCCTCAAGGACGTCGACTTCCTCATTCTCGGACAGCCGAGCCAGGCCTTCAGCCCGGACGAGATACAGGCCATCGTCCAGTGGTGGAACGACGGCAACAGGATTCTCTGGGTGGCTGCAGACTCTGACTACGGTGACGGTCCGAACAGGATTGACTTCGCCGATACGGTTCTCGATGCAATCGGTGCCAACCTCAGAGTTGACCAGGCCTCAGTTGAGGACGCTACCAGCAACGCTGGAGCTGGCTACCGTGTCATTGGTCTTGTTAATCCCGATCCGGACACCCCTGAGAAGGACATGATAACCAAGGATCTCGCCAACGGTGGAAAGGTTCTCTTCCACGGACCGGGTGTTGTTGCCTACGTTGATGAGAGCGGCAACTGGAAGCCGCTTCCAGTCGGCGGTGGAATCGAGAACATCTACGTTATAGTCACCAGCAGCGATGATGGCCAGATCGTTGAGAACACTGACCCAGCAGCCAACGCCTACACCGCCGGTGACACCGGCAAGTTCCCACTCATGGCGGTTCAGCTCTTCCCCGACAAGAAGAACGTCCTCATAGTCAGCGGCGAGACCCCCTACGGTGGCTATGAGCCAATGTGGACTCCCGAGTACAAGGGCATACAGCTTGACGGGCCGCAGTTCGTCACCAACTTTATTAAGTGGGCCATCTATGTCCAGCAGGAGCTCGGCCAGGAGACTGCAACCGAGACCGGTGAAAACAGCACCTGCGGTCCGGCTGCTCTGGTTGGCCTCGCTCTCATACCGCTTGCCCTCTACAGAAGGAGGAAGTGA
- a CDS encoding DUF447 domain-containing protein — MLEHFNEGQVYEVLLVTHSNATPVGAVRKGEALNFKLFGGRSAEELKAHPYASIQITNDVELLVKLALNIPVNVEFAEGTSHRWIKGLPGIYGEVKLMEETYEDELGNATVLRCSLKPEGVIEGSLPPRPISRADYLLLEMAVDLTRLFVTTREVKVELARNLYERIWINYQMYKRFGGNSEIAEKIMGWAVSSLRWNP; from the coding sequence ATGCTCGAACACTTCAACGAAGGACAGGTTTACGAGGTTCTCCTGGTTACGCACTCCAATGCCACTCCAGTAGGTGCGGTCAGGAAGGGAGAGGCTCTCAACTTCAAGCTCTTCGGTGGGAGAAGTGCGGAGGAGCTGAAAGCCCATCCCTACGCCTCGATTCAGATAACAAACGACGTCGAGCTCTTGGTCAAGCTCGCGCTAAACATTCCAGTGAACGTTGAGTTCGCGGAGGGAACGTCCCATCGCTGGATTAAAGGCCTTCCAGGGATTTATGGGGAAGTTAAGCTCATGGAAGAAACCTACGAGGACGAACTCGGAAATGCCACCGTTCTCAGGTGTTCCCTCAAACCAGAGGGCGTTATAGAGGGTTCCCTTCCCCCTCGACCCATAAGCCGTGCCGATTACCTTCTCCTCGAAATGGCAGTTGATTTGACGAGGCTCTTCGTGACCACGAGGGAGGTAAAGGTTGAGCTGGCAAGGAACCTCTACGAGCGAATTTGGATAAACTATCAGATGTATAAACGCTTCGGAGGAAACTCTGAAATTGCCGAAAAAATTATGGGATGGGCAGTCTCGTCGCTCAGATGGAACCCCTGA
- a CDS encoding metallophosphoesterase, whose product MLGKRIIVLLVALFTLTAIPTTTVSAIATDLAPGDVLVKPLPGAPAIGLPGDTIEIYPAEGVTIQSLQIISILHGPYDLQILDTENSVIKAKIPDDAVPDVYFLVVKSDKGEVTIPNGVWVMKEAPTVLRIAQGSDLHITSGSKMGFVCGDYFQKSTTEILEYCRNPIPLHSYTATDSFMTYYAMVGLNGENIVNIILSTGDDVDTNGDRTGYQMLDETILHATAAGTPFISVKGNHDHPPTYYTEYVGPRYFYEVIGNFIIIGLDSRGEERHPEMEQLEWMEQVLKDHPGKIPIVLVHHPFWYISRYEGGVVENLTAFDDNDWQQIKKLASWDWVGKNGEYEDIARKFLQIVEEYNVKLILSGHIHKDKPVLYIDKNGNKHWFYTLTTTGAPDKTSNPPSQTDINRGYTQPSWYGSQVIYVYSDGKVEFPFVNDLFAENTIISLPIPQKFIVFRQNGEEGTAVKFINELGQSISGPFVLEIPEGAKIDPQATNITYTVLGEREIGGTYYMLLNITVPEGMSQIAVVKETDTKAPEVSIGYLSPSKPKPGQAFKVYISANDNVGIKDMKVEVIVDGKVVAEYPAFSMKPAEVEATYFTEIPGVDAESFTIKVIATDFYGNTGEAEYTYSGTATPTTTTPTASGESTCGPAALVGLVMIPLLLRRRK is encoded by the coding sequence ATGCTGGGCAAAAGAATAATAGTCCTGTTGGTAGCCCTTTTCACCTTGACAGCAATTCCAACGACCACCGTTTCAGCCATAGCAACTGACCTCGCCCCGGGGGACGTTTTAGTCAAACCACTTCCAGGTGCTCCAGCGATAGGGCTCCCTGGAGACACCATTGAAATCTACCCCGCTGAGGGTGTTACAATACAGAGCCTCCAGATAATCTCAATCCTCCACGGTCCCTACGACCTCCAGATACTAGACACTGAGAACAGTGTAATAAAGGCCAAGATACCTGATGATGCAGTCCCAGATGTCTATTTCCTCGTCGTCAAGAGCGACAAGGGCGAGGTAACCATACCCAACGGCGTGTGGGTCATGAAGGAGGCACCCACTGTTCTCAGGATAGCCCAAGGAAGCGACCTCCACATCACGAGCGGCTCCAAGATGGGGTTCGTCTGCGGTGACTACTTCCAGAAGAGCACCACCGAGATACTCGAGTACTGCCGGAATCCGATACCTCTGCACAGCTACACCGCTACCGACAGCTTCATGACGTACTACGCAATGGTGGGTTTGAATGGAGAGAACATTGTGAACATTATCCTCTCTACAGGTGACGATGTCGACACCAACGGCGACAGGACAGGTTATCAGATGCTCGACGAGACCATACTCCACGCCACGGCCGCTGGAACACCTTTCATAAGCGTGAAGGGCAACCATGACCACCCACCGACCTACTACACCGAATACGTTGGCCCGAGGTACTTCTATGAGGTCATCGGGAACTTCATCATCATAGGACTCGACAGCCGCGGCGAGGAGAGGCACCCCGAGATGGAGCAGCTCGAGTGGATGGAGCAGGTTCTCAAGGATCACCCAGGCAAGATACCCATAGTCCTCGTTCACCATCCGTTCTGGTACATAAGCAGGTACGAAGGAGGAGTCGTTGAGAACCTTACTGCCTTCGACGACAACGACTGGCAGCAGATAAAGAAGCTCGCCAGCTGGGACTGGGTCGGAAAGAACGGAGAATATGAGGACATCGCAAGGAAGTTCCTCCAGATAGTGGAGGAGTACAATGTCAAGCTCATCCTCAGCGGACACATACACAAGGACAAGCCCGTCCTCTACATCGACAAGAACGGCAACAAGCACTGGTTCTACACACTCACCACTACTGGCGCCCCGGATAAAACCAGCAACCCACCAAGCCAGACCGACATTAACAGGGGCTATACCCAGCCCTCATGGTACGGCTCCCAGGTCATCTATGTCTATTCCGATGGAAAGGTTGAGTTCCCGTTCGTGAACGACCTCTTCGCCGAGAACACGATAATCTCCCTCCCAATACCACAGAAGTTCATAGTCTTCAGGCAGAACGGTGAAGAGGGGACGGCAGTCAAGTTCATCAACGAGCTCGGCCAGAGCATCAGCGGGCCGTTTGTCCTCGAGATTCCGGAAGGGGCCAAGATAGACCCGCAGGCCACTAACATAACCTACACCGTCCTGGGCGAGAGGGAAATCGGCGGAACCTACTACATGCTCCTTAACATCACCGTTCCAGAGGGAATGAGCCAGATAGCAGTGGTCAAAGAGACCGATACCAAGGCACCAGAGGTGAGCATCGGCTACCTCTCGCCGAGCAAACCCAAGCCAGGACAGGCCTTTAAGGTCTACATCAGCGCCAACGACAACGTCGGAATCAAGGACATGAAAGTTGAGGTCATCGTCGACGGAAAGGTCGTTGCTGAGTATCCAGCCTTCTCGATGAAGCCGGCTGAGGTTGAAGCAACCTACTTCACCGAGATTCCTGGAGTGGACGCAGAGAGCTTCACCATCAAGGTCATAGCGACCGACTTCTACGGCAACACTGGAGAAGCCGAGTACACTTACTCGGGCACTGCTACACCAACTACAACCACCCCAACTGCCTCTGGCGAAAGCACCTGTGGTCCAGCCGCCCTCGTTGGTCTGGTGATGATTCCGCTCCTCCTTAGAAGGAGGAAGTGA
- a CDS encoding Lrp/AsnC family transcriptional regulator, producing the protein MPGIDEKDREIIRILRENGRITLTELGKRVKLSPASVKNRLEKLEKLGAIKGYSAVIDPAFLDEFVQAFFEIRLAIDDGSVDAILSRIAKLDNVCAVYRRSGENQILIQANFHNTDEVKDFAGLLKRKYFGKNLERIKITLIIDTFKENWVTLG; encoded by the coding sequence ATGCCAGGGATAGACGAGAAGGACAGAGAGATCATCAGAATCCTGCGGGAAAACGGGAGGATTACCCTAACTGAGCTGGGTAAGCGAGTTAAACTCTCTCCCGCGAGCGTGAAGAACAGGCTGGAGAAGCTGGAGAAGCTGGGGGCAATAAAGGGCTACTCGGCCGTAATCGACCCAGCTTTTCTGGATGAGTTCGTCCAGGCTTTCTTTGAGATTAGGTTAGCCATCGACGACGGAAGCGTTGATGCAATTCTCTCCAGAATAGCTAAGCTTGACAATGTTTGCGCCGTTTACAGGCGAAGCGGCGAGAACCAGATACTCATACAGGCGAACTTCCATAACACGGACGAAGTTAAGGACTTTGCAGGACTATTGAAGAGGAAGTACTTTGGGAAAAACCTTGAGAGGATTAAGATAACCCTGATAATTGACACCTTCAAGGAGAACTGGGTAACCCTCGGGTGA